The nucleotide window GGGGTACGGGGTCCACGTCCAAATGCCGGGCGGGGGCGGGTACATGAGCTCGTCCGGGACGGCCGCGGACACCGACGGGTTCGCGCCCGTCGCCCTCGACATCAAGCTGGCGCGGGGCGTGGTCGTCACCGGGCGGGTGATCGACAAGCAGACGGGCAAGGGCGTGCGGGCGGGCGTGCGGCTCGCCCCGCTGCCGGGGAACGCGTTCTTCGGTAAGGGGCCGGGTTCCGACTCCTACCGCTCTGACAAAACGATGCGCTCGACCGACAAGGACGGCAAGTTCCGCCTGACCACGATTCCGGGCCAGTCGCTGCTGATGGTGCAGGTATTCGGCGACGAGACGTTCAACGGCGCGCACCTGAACCCGTACCGCGGGGCCGAACCCGACCCGGCGCACAAGGAACTGTTCCGCTACGACCCGGACGATGACACCTGGATGGTGACGGCCGCGGGCGGTTCCGTCGAGTTCCTCGGCACTGAACACGCGGTGCGAGTGGTCGACCTGAAGGAGACCGGTGAGACGGACGTTGAGGTGACGGTCGACCGCGGGCGGACGGGGCGCATTGAGGTGCAGGACGCCGACGGCAAGCCGCTGACCGGGGCGTTCGTCGCGGGAGTGACGGCGTCGTGGCCGATCACCTACAAGCTGCCCGAATCCAGCGCCACGATCTACGCCCTGAGCCCGGACAAGCCGCGGACGATCGCCGTGTACCACCCGGCAAAGAACCTCGGGGCGGTGGCGACGATCCGCGGCGACGAGAAGGAGCCGGTCGTGGTGAAACTGGCGGCGGCGGGCACCGTGACCGGGCGGTTCGTCGACGCCGACGGGGTGGCCCTGGCCGGGGCCGAGGTCACCGTGAACGCCCGGCAGAGGGTGTTCTCCGAACTGTACCGCTTCGCCGTGAAGGAGCGGCCGCAAACGGTGACCGACGCGAAGGGGGGCTTCACCCTGCCGGCAGTCGTGCCCGGGATGGCGTTCTACCTCCAGATTCGCAAGGGCGAGCAGTACTTCGGCGGCAAGCCGAAGCTCGGCCCGGTCACCCTGAAGCCCGGCGAGACGAACGCGTTCGGCGACCGCACGCTGGAAGTATTGCGATAACCCTACGCGAAACGACCTTCCGAGTGCGCGCAGCGAACTGCGGCGACACCGCGGTGCGGCCCGGTGCGGTGAGCGGCGCCGGAGCCGCGGTGGGGAAACCGGAGTGCGCGCTGCGGCCGACCGCGGCCCGGCGCACATGACACGGGTGAGGTCGGTTCGAGGGGCGTGTCATGGCGAAGCAAGGGGCGGCGCTGCTGAAGGCGGCGCGGTCGGCGGAACGCGACGCACCGGCCAGCGACAAGGAGTTGCTGCGGCGGTTCGCGGAGGCCGGCGACCAGGCGGCGTTCGCGGCGGTGGCGGAGCGGCACGCGGGCATGGTGTTCGGCGTGTGCAAGCGGGTGCTCCACTCGCCGGCGGACGCCGAGGACGCGTGCCAGGCGGTGTTCCTGGTCCTGTCGAAGAGGGCCGGAGCGATCCGCTGGCAGGCGTCGGTGGCCAACTGGCTGTACGCCACCGCCCGCAAGGTCGCCCGGAACGCCCGCGTCGCGGCCGCGCGCCGGACCCGGCGCGAGGCGGCCGCGGCGGTGACCGAAGCGGTGCCGCCGGCGGACGCCCGGACCGGTCCGGAACTGCTGGCGGCGCTGGACGAGGAGCTGGAGCGGCTGCCGCCGCGGTACCGCGAGCCGCTGATCCTGTGCTACCTGGAAGGGCTGACGCGGGACGAGGCCGCGACCCGCCTGGGGGTGCCGGTCGCGACGCTCAAGAGCCAACTCGAACGCGGTCGGAAGAAGCTGGCCGACGCGCTCACCGCCCGCGGGTGCGCGCTCGGCGTGGCCCTGCTGCTGACCACGACCTCCTCGGCGGGGGCGTCCCCGCCGCGACTGACCAAGTCCGTGATGGCCGCGGCGAACGGTTCGCCGTCTCCCGCCGCGGCCGCACTCGCACAGGGGGTTGCCGTGACCGGAACACTCGCGCGGACAAAGTTGGCGATACTGGCGGCGGTCGGGGCCGCGGCGCTCGGGTTCGGGGTCGCGTCGGTGCCGGTCGCGGCCGGCCCGCACACACCCGCCGGGACGCGCGGCGAGCCGCCGGCGAGAGCATTGGCCCCTGTATCACCGCAGCAGCCGGTGCGGAGGATCAAGGGGACCGTGACGGGGCCGGACGGCAAGCCGGTGGCGGGGGCGAAAGTGTGGGTGGGCGAGGCCGGGGATCTGATCGCAGCGAACCGCCCGGCCCCGGAGCACGTCGCCACGACCGACGAGGGCGGCCAGTTCGTCATCACCCGGAGGGCGAACGGCGGGCGCGTCTGGGCGATGATCGCGGCGACGAAGGACGGGTTCGGCCCCGGCTTTGATTACACGACCGAAGTGCCCGGCGACGGCACCGCGCTCCGCTGTTCGCTCACGCTGGTGAAGGGCGACGTGAACCTCGACGGCCGCGTCATCGATCTCCAGGGCAAGCCGGTCGTCGGGGCCACCGTCCGGCCGGTCACCCTGTACCGCACCGACGGTTCGACACTCGACGCCTGGGAGGCGGCCGCGCGGCGGAGCACGGCGCAGGCGGGGAGCGGGTTCAATACCTTCTTCCCGCAGTCCTTGCGACTCCAGGACGGCCCGCTCGCGGGGATCAACGCGGTGAAGACGGACAAGGACGGGCGGTTCACGATCACCGGCCTCGGCCGCGACCGGCTGGTCACGCTCCGGGTGTCCGGAGCGGGCATCGCCACGAGCGAGTTCGACGCCGTGACGCGGGCCATGACCACGATCCGGTCGCCGCGGGACCAGTTGGAGTCGCAATACACCCCGCGGACGTACTACGGGGCGAAGTTCGACTACACCGTCGAGCCGAGCCAACCTTTCGTCGGCGTCGTGACGGACGCGGCGACCGGGAAACCGGTGCCGGGTGTAGTCGTCCGCCGGCGGCTGGGCTGGCTAGACGCGACACAGGCCGTCACCGGCGCGGACGGCAAGTACACGCTGGACGGGCTGCCGACCGGCGAGCAAGAGTTGCTCGCCGTCCCGCCGCTCGACATCCCGTACCACCTGCGGGTGTTCAAAGCCGGGCGGTCGGCGAACGACCAGCCGGTGACGGCGAACGTCGAACTGTACCGCGGGGTGTGGGTGTGCGGAACCGTGACCGACCGAGCGACGGGCAAGCCCGTGGAGGGGGTGATCAGTTACCGACCGGGGGACACCCCGGAGACCCCCGGATACTCCCCCCGCGGGTTCGACGACGCGACGTGGTACGGCACCGACAAGGACGGCAAGTTCCGGGTGTTAGCCGTGCCGGGCGAGGGGTACGTGTTCGTCCGGACGTACGGCCGCTACCTCACCGCCGACCAGTTCGACTGGCAGGGGGATCTGAAGGACACGACCCCGCGCACGCTCACCGACTCCGCGCCCGTGGAGATCGCTTCCAACTGGAACGCCATCGCCGTGGTGACGGTCGCCGAGGGCAAGCCGGTGAAAGAGTACGCCGTGACGGTCGACCCGGGGACGACAGTGAAGGCCCGGATCGCGGACCCGGACGGCAACCCACTGGCCGGGGCGAAAGTGACGCAGCGGACGAACTTCAGCCCGTTCGAGGTCGGCCGGGTCGACACCGCCGACGTGGCGTTCGAGCGTGTGAACGCCAAGCGCCCGCGAGAGGTGCTGGTGCTGCACGCCGAGAAGCGGCTCGGCGTGCGGGCGACCACGACGCCCGCGGCAAAGGGGGCGACGGAGATCCGGCTGCAACCGACCGCGACGGCGACGGGGCGACTGCTGAGCGACGACGGCAAACCACTGGCGAACGTGCCGGTCGAAATCCGGTACACGCTGAGCGACGGGTTCGGGTGGAAGGCGACCGAGTTGCACCCCCAGGCGACGACCGACAAGGACGGCAAGTTCGTCGCCACGAACCTGATCGCCGGGGTGAGCTACGAACTCCGGTGGCCCCGCCCGGCCCCGAAGAAGGCGAACGCCTACCACCCGTTCGCGGTGAAAAGCGGCGAGCAGAAAGACCTGGGCGACCTGGGCAAAAAATCCGACGGGGAGTGACCTATGTCAGAGAACCCTTGGGCACCCTATGTGCCCGACGGCAAGCACCCGTGGGACCTGGCGCGGGTGGTCCACCTGCACCGCCGGGCTGCGTTCGCCGGGACCTGGGGCGAGTTGCAGCGCGACCTGAAGGACGGCCCCGAGAAGGCCGTCCGCCGGCTGCTCGACGGCACCGCGAACGCTCGGCCCGCGGCCGACTACGACCACACGGCCCGGCTGCTGTTCGACGCGGCCGAGTCACAGGGCGACATCGGGCGGCTGAAGGCGGGGTGGTTCTACCGCTTCCTCTTCGGACCGCACCCGCTCCGCGAGAAGCTCACCCTGCTGTGGCACGACCACTTCGCCACGGCGAACAGCAAGGTGGCGGACGCGGGGCTGATGCGGCGGCAGAACGAGGCCCTGCGTCAGCACGCGGCCGGCCCGTTCGCGGCGCTGCTGAACGCGGCCGTCCGCGAGCCGGCCCTGCTGCTGTACCTCGACGCACCGACGAACCGCAAGGGGCACGCGAACGAGAACCTCGGGCGCGAGCTGCTGGAACTGTTCACGCTCGGCGTCGGGAACTACTCCGAGGCGGACGTCAAGGAGGCCGCCCGTGCGCTCACCGGCTGGAGCGTGGACGAGGGCCGGTTCGTCGAGGTCCCGGAGCGGCACGACGGTGGCGTGAAGACCGTCCTGGGGCGCACCGCGGAGTTCGACGGCGCGGCCCTCGTGAACCTGTTGCTGAAGCACCCGGCGGTCGCGGACCGCATCGTCGCAAAGCTCGTTCGCCAGTTCTTCGGCGAGGGGGGCGTCCCGACGGACGCCGCGAAGCAGCTCGCCGCGGGGCTGCGCGAGCGCGAGCTAGATGTCGGCTGGGCGGTCGAGACGGTACTGAGGTCGCGGCTCTTCTCCGCTGAAGCGAACATCCGAACGCGGGTGCTG belongs to Gemmata obscuriglobus and includes:
- a CDS encoding sigma-70 family RNA polymerase sigma factor, which translates into the protein MAKQGAALLKAARSAERDAPASDKELLRRFAEAGDQAAFAAVAERHAGMVFGVCKRVLHSPADAEDACQAVFLVLSKRAGAIRWQASVANWLYATARKVARNARVAAARRTRREAAAAVTEAVPPADARTGPELLAALDEELERLPPRYREPLILCYLEGLTRDEAATRLGVPVATLKSQLERGRKKLADALTARGCALGVALLLTTTSSAGASPPRLTKSVMAAANGSPSPAAAALAQGVAVTGTLARTKLAILAAVGAAALGFGVASVPVAAGPHTPAGTRGEPPARALAPVSPQQPVRRIKGTVTGPDGKPVAGAKVWVGEAGDLIAANRPAPEHVATTDEGGQFVITRRANGGRVWAMIAATKDGFGPGFDYTTEVPGDGTALRCSLTLVKGDVNLDGRVIDLQGKPVVGATVRPVTLYRTDGSTLDAWEAAARRSTAQAGSGFNTFFPQSLRLQDGPLAGINAVKTDKDGRFTITGLGRDRLVTLRVSGAGIATSEFDAVTRAMTTIRSPRDQLESQYTPRTYYGAKFDYTVEPSQPFVGVVTDAATGKPVPGVVVRRRLGWLDATQAVTGADGKYTLDGLPTGEQELLAVPPLDIPYHLRVFKAGRSANDQPVTANVELYRGVWVCGTVTDRATGKPVEGVISYRPGDTPETPGYSPRGFDDATWYGTDKDGKFRVLAVPGEGYVFVRTYGRYLTADQFDWQGDLKDTTPRTLTDSAPVEIASNWNAIAVVTVAEGKPVKEYAVTVDPGTTVKARIADPDGNPLAGAKVTQRTNFSPFEVGRVDTADVAFERVNAKRPREVLVLHAEKRLGVRATTTPAAKGATEIRLQPTATATGRLLSDDGKPLANVPVEIRYTLSDGFGWKATELHPQATTDKDGKFVATNLIAGVSYELRWPRPAPKKANAYHPFAVKSGEQKDLGDLGKKSDGE
- a CDS encoding DUF1800 domain-containing protein codes for the protein MSENPWAPYVPDGKHPWDLARVVHLHRRAAFAGTWGELQRDLKDGPEKAVRRLLDGTANARPAADYDHTARLLFDAAESQGDIGRLKAGWFYRFLFGPHPLREKLTLLWHDHFATANSKVADAGLMRRQNEALRQHAAGPFAALLNAAVREPALLLYLDAPTNRKGHANENLGRELLELFTLGVGNYSEADVKEAARALTGWSVDEGRFVEVPERHDGGVKTVLGRTAEFDGAALVNLLLKHPAVADRIVAKLVRQFFGEGGVPTDAAKQLAAGLRERELDVGWAVETVLRSRLFSAEANIRTRVLMPVEFVVGAARALELFDPPPSTLAMADWSARMGQDVFDPPNVGGWPVGRKWVHARSLIARSNYAAALVTGPHSGRSEPYDPAAGAKARGFDDVLTFHHRLLFGTDPSAEMRARLGKLAPPKLVIALLSSPEAQLG